A stretch of Mucilaginibacter terrae DNA encodes these proteins:
- a CDS encoding phosphatase PAP2 family protein: protein MPLIKYIISVLFILNSLGLAAQSSEKDTTRKKIIDTLKKDLLTAPDTVQHLHSKLGALIPPAALVGYGVASFYVKPLRRLDHYVYKEAKEHDISTRATLEDYFQHAPVVLVYGLNLAGIHGKNTFIDRTIILIMSQGMLQLTLNTLKHSTQRLRPNEANRLSFPSGHTGNAFADAEFMAQEYSGKSVYYGIVGYAFATTTGVFRIYHQDHWLSDVIAGAGFGILSTKAAYLLYPYLRNALFKAKNEDEHKPAELRHKERSSSSLLMPSYQNGSVGLSFVASF, encoded by the coding sequence ATGCCGCTTATAAAATATATTATATCAGTTTTATTTATTTTAAACAGTCTTGGTCTTGCAGCACAATCTTCAGAGAAAGATACAACGCGCAAAAAGATTATTGATACTCTAAAAAAAGATTTATTAACCGCTCCTGATACGGTGCAGCACTTGCATAGTAAATTAGGTGCGCTTATACCGCCTGCAGCCTTAGTGGGTTATGGTGTAGCTTCATTTTACGTAAAACCGCTGCGCAGACTCGACCATTATGTTTATAAAGAGGCAAAGGAGCACGATATATCAACACGGGCCACACTCGAAGATTATTTTCAGCACGCTCCGGTAGTTTTAGTGTACGGTTTAAACCTGGCCGGTATACATGGCAAAAATACATTTATAGATCGTACTATAATTCTTATCATGTCGCAGGGTATGCTACAGCTAACTTTAAATACGCTTAAACACTCTACCCAGCGTTTACGCCCTAATGAGGCTAACCGGCTATCATTCCCATCGGGACATACCGGAAATGCGTTTGCCGATGCCGAGTTTATGGCACAGGAATACAGCGGAAAATCGGTTTACTATGGTATAGTGGGTTATGCTTTTGCTACAACAACCGGTGTTTTTCGTATTTACCACCAAGACCATTGGCTAAGCGATGTAATTGCCGGTGCCGGTTTTGGTATTCTATCAACCAAAGCAGCTTACCTGTTGTATCCTTACTTACGGAATGCCCTTTTTAAAGCTAAAAACGAAGATGAACATAAACCCGCTGAACTCCGACATAAAGAACGAAGCAGCTCATCGTTATTAATGCCTTCTTACCAAAATGGATCGGTAGGATTAAGTTTTGTAGCCAGCTTTTAA
- a CDS encoding right-handed parallel beta-helix repeat-containing protein, whose product MKAELKHVVPLFFLLLFCSKSFSSTYYFSSNGSDDYTSLQAKSPATPWKSLEKLNSFFKNLHPGDSILFKRGDIFHGSIKVTASGAVFAPIHFGAYGTGNRPEITGLSQLTSWKAVGNGIYEAPCTTGGSMLLLNGTQQALGRYPNKGYLSFQAHSGNTSITDSKLNTLPQFGTGEIVIRKNRWIIDRHSITAQSGNTITYSAGNTTYSPNNNYGYFIQNNIKTLDAFGEWFMNYDTHVMSVYFGNKNPNKFSVTTTSVDVLVNIQKHQYLNFDGILFTGAGKNSFNLVQAKKVAIKNCIIDYTGSEAILASYSPFVSITNCGINHSLSGGINLDAGCTNATITNNTITNTGLIAGMGKSNSGTYEAITSFGDNANIERNRIDSVGYNGIYFGGNTSTVKNNHITYFCLTKDDGAGIYIGDWSKTVSKKVIGNMVFNGIGNSEGTPYTKSLQAEGIYIDDNSESVVITGNTVSKCANNGIKVHNAKNIDIFNNTVFDNGVQLRMEQDHYIPTSSFIRGNNVRNNIFFSKSGLQPVAKFSTHLDDINSFGSIDSNFYNCKSNVNNFKAMQVKNGKNVSANYTLSDWKIRSGKDASSVETPVNEVMFEYNAGNTAKTVTLRQPYVDVHNNVYKSEVTINPYSSIILVASNKPPAIAKNQLTALVK is encoded by the coding sequence ATGAAAGCAGAACTTAAACATGTAGTGCCCCTGTTCTTTTTATTATTATTTTGTTCTAAGTCTTTTTCTTCAACATATTACTTTTCAAGCAACGGTAGTGATGATTATACCAGCTTGCAAGCCAAAAGCCCTGCTACTCCGTGGAAGTCTTTGGAAAAGTTAAATTCATTCTTTAAAAACCTCCATCCCGGCGATTCTATATTATTTAAACGCGGAGATATATTTCACGGATCAATTAAGGTTACTGCTTCGGGGGCTGTATTTGCACCTATACATTTTGGAGCATACGGAACTGGTAACCGTCCTGAAATTACCGGACTGAGCCAACTAACATCTTGGAAGGCGGTTGGGAATGGCATTTATGAAGCGCCTTGTACTACAGGAGGATCTATGCTGCTTTTAAATGGCACACAACAAGCTTTGGGCCGCTATCCTAATAAAGGTTACCTTTCTTTTCAAGCGCACAGTGGCAATACTTCTATTACCGACAGCAAGTTAAATACATTGCCCCAATTTGGTACAGGCGAAATTGTAATCAGAAAAAACCGTTGGATTATTGACCGTCATAGTATAACTGCGCAATCGGGGAACACTATAACTTATAGTGCCGGCAATACAACTTACTCTCCAAACAATAATTACGGGTATTTTATACAAAATAACATAAAAACCTTAGATGCCTTTGGTGAATGGTTTATGAACTACGATACGCATGTAATGAGTGTGTATTTTGGAAACAAAAATCCGAATAAATTCAGCGTTACAACTACCAGTGTTGATGTGTTAGTTAACATTCAAAAACATCAGTATTTGAACTTCGATGGCATTTTATTTACCGGGGCGGGTAAAAACTCATTTAACTTAGTTCAGGCCAAAAAAGTAGCCATAAAGAACTGCATAATTGATTACACCGGTTCCGAAGCCATATTAGCTTCTTATTCCCCATTTGTGTCCATTACCAACTGCGGTATCAATCACTCATTAAGTGGCGGCATTAATTTAGATGCCGGTTGTACCAATGCTACCATCACTAACAATACCATCACCAACACTGGCTTAATTGCTGGCATGGGCAAAAGCAATTCAGGCACCTACGAAGCCATTACTTCATTTGGCGATAACGCTAACATAGAAAGAAACCGGATTGACAGTGTTGGGTACAATGGCATCTATTTCGGCGGTAATACATCAACTGTAAAAAACAACCACATCACTTACTTTTGTTTAACCAAAGATGATGGTGCCGGTATTTATATAGGCGATTGGTCGAAAACGGTGAGTAAAAAAGTTATTGGCAATATGGTTTTTAACGGCATTGGCAATAGCGAGGGCACCCCCTACACCAAATCTTTGCAGGCTGAGGGCATATACATTGATGATAACAGCGAAAGCGTAGTAATAACAGGTAACACGGTATCAAAATGTGCAAACAACGGCATTAAGGTACACAACGCCAAAAACATCGATATATTTAATAACACCGTATTTGACAATGGCGTGCAACTGCGGATGGAGCAAGACCATTATATACCCACAAGCAGCTTTATAAGAGGAAATAACGTGCGTAATAACATCTTCTTCTCAAAATCGGGTTTACAACCAGTTGCCAAATTTTCGACGCATTTAGACGATATCAATAGCTTCGGAAGCATTGACAGTAATTTTTACAACTGCAAAAGCAATGTAAATAACTTTAAAGCCATGCAGGTAAAAAATGGCAAAAATGTTAGTGCCAATTATACCTTATCTGATTGGAAAATAAGATCAGGCAAAGACGCATCTTCAGTTGAAACCCCTGTAAATGAGGTAATGTTTGAATACAACGCCGGTAATACTGCAAAAACAGTAACATTACGCCAACCTTATGTTGATGTACACAACAATGTGTACAAGAGCGAAGTGACTATTAATCCTTATTCGTCAATTATCTTAGTAGCAAGTAATAAACCACCAGCTATTGCTAAAAACCAATTAACAGCCCTGGTCAAGTAA
- a CDS encoding WecB/TagA/CpsF family glycosyltransferase: protein MMRETEETEKFVDYPLFTKSLEDLPLKSSLLVNTINQYSFCMANEDIGFKESLQMSDVLLPDGIAVVAAEYVLTGKKIKKISGADLHAHLLKGLNVKGGRCFYLGASETTLLKIKKRMAIDYPNVEVGIYSPPFTKTFTEEENDAIIKSINEFEPDVLFIGMTAPKQEKWAHANRDKIKSKLICTVGAVFDFYAGTVKRPSSFFRNLGLEWFGRLITEPKRLWKRYLFYGPIFVWLIGKEGFKKLFLNSVVSSHAI, encoded by the coding sequence ATGATGAGAGAAACTGAAGAAACTGAGAAATTCGTTGATTATCCACTTTTCACCAAATCACTGGAGGATCTTCCGCTAAAATCTTCCTTGTTAGTAAATACCATTAACCAATATTCTTTTTGCATGGCTAATGAAGATATTGGATTTAAAGAATCACTGCAAATGTCGGACGTACTGCTCCCTGATGGTATTGCCGTGGTAGCAGCAGAATATGTTTTAACCGGAAAAAAAATAAAGAAAATATCCGGAGCCGATCTTCATGCTCACTTACTTAAAGGTTTAAATGTTAAGGGTGGACGTTGCTTTTACCTTGGGGCCAGTGAGACAACTTTGTTGAAAATCAAAAAGCGCATGGCTATTGATTATCCTAATGTTGAAGTTGGTATTTACTCGCCTCCATTTACCAAAACTTTTACCGAAGAAGAAAACGACGCTATTATAAAAAGTATTAATGAGTTTGAACCTGATGTGCTGTTTATTGGAATGACAGCCCCTAAACAGGAAAAATGGGCTCATGCTAACAGAGATAAGATAAAATCAAAATTAATTTGTACTGTTGGAGCGGTATTTGATTTTTATGCAGGCACTGTAAAAAGACCAAGCAGCTTTTTTAGAAATTTAGGTTTGGAATGGTTTGGTCGATTAATTACTGAACCCAAGCGCCTTTGGAAACGGTATTTATTCTACGGGCCTATATTTGTATGGCTGATAGGAAAAGAAGGCTTCAAAAAGCTTTTTTTAAACAGCGTGGTTAGCAGCCACGCTATATAA
- a CDS encoding acyltransferase, with protein MGLVAALKKLRNEFLRKVIYRRYNIGKGFYSGVRVRLWAKNNITIGENFYIGRDSFIETDAIIGNNVIMANRTAIVGRYDHHYQQVGVPIRLASQIRDADYNWLGLNSLTTIKDDVWIGYNTTILSGVTINEGSIIAAGSVVTKDVEAYSIYAGVPAKKVKNRFNSDEELSRHMEFYSNKC; from the coding sequence ATGGGTTTAGTTGCTGCACTCAAAAAGTTAAGGAATGAATTTTTGCGGAAAGTAATTTACCGGAGATATAATATTGGTAAAGGCTTTTACAGCGGAGTAAGGGTAAGGCTGTGGGCAAAGAATAATATTACCATAGGCGAAAATTTTTACATCGGCCGCGATTCGTTTATAGAAACAGACGCCATTATTGGTAATAATGTAATTATGGCTAACCGAACAGCCATTGTGGGCAGGTATGATCATCATTACCAGCAGGTGGGCGTTCCCATTCGTTTGGCTTCACAAATACGCGATGCTGATTACAACTGGCTTGGATTAAACAGCTTAACCACTATTAAGGATGACGTTTGGATAGGCTATAATACCACCATACTGAGCGGTGTCACCATTAATGAAGGAAGTATAATTGCGGCAGGATCGGTTGTAACTAAAGATGTAGAGGCATATTCAATATACGCTGGAGTGCCTGCAAAAAAGGTCAAAAACAGATTCAATAGTGATGAAGAACTATCCCGGCACATGGAGTTTTACTCCAATAAGTGCTAA
- a CDS encoding glycosyltransferase family 4 protein translates to MNKPRILFSVPTRHHVEIALDELEGMQELGYTCGQFAYAAKEGVESKIGRLSVIVNNALNLVKTARQFKPDIIYFNSRLEKLAGLRDFITIAICKTLYRKQVKFVIKSHGSDIDVLNDDGSFFYERVLPFLKKNVSAWLFLSTEEQKKVIEKEYFKSGSIHVTKNIVRTDQFKIKHRFKQDLNIPYTHTTLLFVGRMIKEKGIYEVFKAFEKVAGDHENTTLIMVGWGPDQEALVNMAKSSEVANRVIFTGFIPEQEVVRYYANCDILVFPTYFPEGFPMALFNSVAAGMAIITTPTRAATDYLTEPDNCLWVKPQDHENVAAALSRLLNSKELCTAIKHKNLLKGNEFSKKQVSIELSQTLQAIT, encoded by the coding sequence ATGAACAAACCACGAATACTCTTTAGTGTACCCACAAGGCATCATGTTGAGATTGCTTTAGATGAACTGGAGGGCATGCAGGAGCTTGGTTATACTTGTGGCCAGTTTGCCTATGCTGCTAAAGAGGGCGTTGAATCGAAAATTGGGCGGCTTAGCGTAATTGTAAATAATGCGCTTAACCTGGTTAAAACAGCACGCCAATTTAAACCCGATATCATTTACTTTAATTCGCGGTTAGAAAAACTGGCCGGGCTACGTGATTTTATTACCATAGCCATTTGCAAAACGTTATACCGAAAACAGGTAAAGTTTGTTATTAAATCGCATGGTTCAGATATCGACGTTTTAAATGATGATGGGAGCTTTTTTTATGAGCGTGTGTTGCCCTTTTTAAAAAAAAATGTGTCGGCCTGGCTTTTCCTCTCAACCGAAGAACAAAAAAAGGTGATTGAAAAAGAGTACTTTAAATCAGGCAGCATTCATGTAACAAAGAATATTGTACGTACCGATCAGTTTAAAATCAAACATCGGTTTAAACAAGATTTGAATATCCCCTATACACACACCACATTGTTGTTTGTGGGCCGCATGATCAAAGAAAAAGGCATATACGAAGTTTTTAAAGCATTTGAAAAAGTTGCCGGCGACCATGAAAATACTACACTAATTATGGTAGGCTGGGGGCCCGATCAAGAGGCTTTGGTAAACATGGCCAAATCATCAGAGGTAGCAAACCGCGTTATATTTACCGGTTTTATACCCGAGCAGGAGGTTGTGAGATATTATGCCAACTGCGATATCCTGGTTTTTCCAACTTATTTTCCGGAGGGTTTTCCAATGGCTTTATTCAATTCGGTTGCGGCAGGTATGGCTATAATCACCACTCCAACACGTGCTGCCACTGATTATCTTACCGAACCCGATAATTGTTTATGGGTTAAACCGCAAGATCATGAAAACGTTGCAGCGGCGTTAAGCAGGTTGCTCAATTCAAAAGAATTATGCACGGCAATTAAACATAAAAACTTATTAAAAGGCAACGAATTTAGCAAGAAGCAGGTATCTATTGAACTATCGCAAACTTTACAAGCTATAACATAA
- a CDS encoding serine acetyltransferase has translation MENTSQDKMNFFEFIFQDWKANKGNIKGRIILLLFRAANFCARRRIYYYIGFIYLLFYRILVEWFFSIEIPWNTKIGSNLRLYHGQALVMTNQVVIGHNCTLRQSTTIGNRQTADGFSASPIIGNYVDVGSNVCIIGNVIINDYVNIGSGAVVVKSVSAYSVVTGNPGVERRRKDWQELISKNEQTTNTL, from the coding sequence ATGGAAAATACATCTCAGGATAAGATGAATTTCTTTGAATTTATTTTTCAGGACTGGAAGGCCAACAAAGGGAATATTAAGGGCCGTATTATACTGTTGTTATTCAGGGCAGCAAACTTTTGCGCCCGGAGAAGAATCTATTACTACATCGGCTTTATATATCTTTTGTTTTATCGCATACTGGTAGAGTGGTTTTTTAGCATCGAAATTCCGTGGAATACCAAAATTGGCAGTAATTTGAGGTTATATCATGGCCAAGCATTGGTCATGACAAACCAGGTGGTTATTGGTCACAATTGTACCCTGAGGCAAAGTACTACCATAGGCAACCGTCAAACTGCCGATGGCTTTAGTGCCTCACCCATAATTGGTAATTATGTTGATGTTGGTAGTAATGTATGCATCATAGGCAATGTGATAATTAATGATTACGTAAACATTGGCAGCGGGGCAGTGGTTGTAAAAAGCGTATCGGCTTATAGTGTAGTTACCGGTAACCCCGGAGTGGAGCGCAGAAGAAAAGATTGGCAGGAACTTATATCAAAAAATGAACAAACCACGAATACTCTTTAG
- a CDS encoding acyltransferase, with product MKEVNNRSVWADNMRMIATIAVIIVHVATPAVFTQFKPQTNANNIVWWVGNVYGSVFRFCVPVFVMLTGALLLPYQLTLGEFLKKRLNRILLPFLFWTIVYILFNLGLKIRNEGSASTLANILPWIINQLMNGAAPHLWYVYMIVGLYLFIPIVQPFISNATNKTIVFYLVIWLLALLINQLQVTTAFDLRYFTGYLGYLILGYFLAHRVNITLPTLYAAVFLLLSGCMITIAGTYTGTHSKGVFVHRYYEYLTVNVLFTSVGVFVLIKKLLSGNYPALAPFREFISRYGYGIYLSHLLVISLLAHFNINYSLVTPVAGILLTTFICLACSSALVYIINKLPYGKYISG from the coding sequence TTGAAAGAAGTAAATAACAGATCGGTTTGGGCAGATAACATGCGGATGATTGCTACTATAGCAGTTATTATAGTGCATGTGGCTACACCTGCTGTGTTTACCCAATTCAAGCCACAAACCAATGCAAACAATATCGTTTGGTGGGTTGGTAATGTATACGGCTCTGTTTTTAGATTTTGCGTGCCTGTATTTGTGATGCTTACCGGGGCTTTGTTGTTACCCTATCAACTCACGTTAGGCGAGTTTTTAAAGAAAAGGTTGAACCGTATTTTACTGCCATTTTTGTTTTGGACAATAGTTTATATCCTTTTCAACTTAGGTTTAAAAATAAGAAACGAAGGCAGTGCTTCGACATTAGCTAATATATTGCCCTGGATTATAAATCAACTAATGAACGGTGCTGCGCCGCATTTGTGGTATGTTTATATGATCGTAGGTTTATATCTTTTTATTCCAATTGTACAGCCTTTTATCAGCAACGCGACTAATAAAACTATTGTGTTTTACCTGGTAATTTGGCTTTTAGCCTTACTAATCAATCAACTGCAAGTAACAACAGCTTTTGACCTGAGGTATTTTACAGGATACCTGGGCTACCTTATATTGGGTTATTTTTTAGCTCACCGGGTTAACATCACCCTGCCTACACTTTATGCAGCAGTGTTTTTATTGTTGAGCGGATGCATGATTACCATAGCGGGCACTTATACCGGTACGCATAGCAAGGGTGTATTCGTACATCGATATTATGAGTATTTAACCGTTAATGTTCTGTTTACGTCTGTTGGCGTATTTGTTCTCATTAAAAAACTGCTTTCGGGTAACTATCCGGCGTTGGCACCATTCCGGGAATTTATCAGCAGGTACGGTTATGGTATATATTTGTCGCACTTATTGGTAATTAGTTTGCTGGCTCATTTCAATATCAACTACTCACTTGTTACGCCTGTTGCAGGTATTTTATTAACTACTTTTATTTGCCTGGCTTGCAGCAGTGCATTGGTTTACATCATTAATAAGTTACCTTATGGAAAATACATCTCAGGATAA
- a CDS encoding glycosyltransferase family 4 protein — MTVVYYTSTHFLDLSLDIINVLKRQVQLHVFIEVTSASKKSTVADIESFPEGKILASPAELLTEKSYAELAPYFEGTVSVHFVIHRHQTGFSWSTLQASKQVWNFIKPFEPQIVHFEGYTLRTVGLLPFLLSVKKVFLTVHDPVPHTGEGSWKISLPNFLFFNLSVKKYIILYSEFAAKLFATNYNKVKAQKVIVKMRPYSYYKKAKVTDEAVTKHLLFFGRLSPYKGVDVLLQAMQNVIQQFPNEKLVIAGKSTNGYKLPEDQISQLANNIEVINRYITNDELIELIAGAKFIICPYLDATQSGVLMTAYASNVPVIASNVGSFPEYIFHNITGLLTPPANHAELAKEIASALNKNHYQELEHNLTALNAQQSWEQSLAPVLKAYSS, encoded by the coding sequence ATGACAGTGGTATATTATACATCTACCCACTTTTTAGACCTTTCGCTCGATATTATTAACGTATTAAAGCGCCAGGTTCAACTGCATGTTTTTATTGAAGTAACTTCAGCATCAAAAAAAAGTACAGTAGCAGATATTGAAAGCTTCCCGGAAGGCAAAATATTAGCCTCACCTGCCGAACTGTTAACTGAAAAAAGCTATGCTGAACTGGCTCCATATTTTGAAGGTACGGTTAGCGTTCATTTTGTGATCCATCGCCACCAAACCGGGTTTTCGTGGTCAACTTTACAAGCTTCAAAACAAGTATGGAATTTTATAAAACCTTTTGAGCCACAAATAGTGCATTTTGAGGGCTATACCTTGCGTACAGTTGGTTTGTTGCCATTTTTGTTGTCGGTTAAAAAAGTGTTTTTAACCGTGCACGACCCGGTGCCGCATACAGGCGAGGGAAGCTGGAAGATAAGCCTGCCCAATTTTCTATTTTTTAACCTGTCGGTTAAAAAGTACATCATCTTGTATTCAGAATTTGCGGCAAAACTGTTCGCCACTAATTACAATAAGGTTAAAGCCCAAAAGGTGATAGTTAAAATGCGGCCGTACAGCTATTACAAAAAAGCTAAAGTTACAGATGAAGCCGTAACCAAACACCTCTTGTTTTTCGGGCGATTATCTCCCTATAAAGGAGTTGATGTGTTGTTACAGGCCATGCAGAATGTAATTCAGCAATTCCCTAATGAAAAATTGGTTATAGCCGGCAAAAGCACAAACGGCTATAAATTGCCTGAAGATCAGATCAGCCAACTTGCAAACAACATTGAGGTAATTAACAGGTACATTACCAACGACGAACTGATTGAGCTGATAGCTGGTGCCAAATTTATTATTTGCCCTTACCTGGATGCTACCCAAAGCGGCGTATTAATGACGGCTTATGCATCAAACGTACCGGTAATTGCAAGTAATGTGGGTTCGTTTCCGGAGTATATATTCCATAACATAACCGGTTTATTAACCCCTCCGGCAAACCATGCTGAACTTGCAAAAGAAATAGCATCAGCACTGAACAAGAATCATTACCAGGAACTGGAACATAACCTTACCGCACTTAATGCGCAGCAATCATGGGAGCAAAGTTTAGCGCCGGTACTTAAGGCTTATTCATCTTAG
- a CDS encoding oligosaccharide flippase family protein: MMLRLLQNKRFGYLQSALVKNSAWGIIANILQILFVFLFFAIVARLYAADEFARFLISTTVYQLVAAFSSMGLGQWFIRQYVVETDQTGFTAKFFKTQLGFGVLFYLLNIILAYTLYNNYQLRMLCLIMGTNIIFDNFINAIKTLNVVQNEQRKTAGILVIDGFLKLLIACALFISPFSIILLAGLMIVARLLTLSLFIKMGSSNSISLATIWSAAVSYHDVKQLIVKNWQFIVIGSISIIYWKIGNLIISKMLTLAHVADYEVAFRIFSVLQIIPVIASTTIYPQFIKHYNEGNIHKLKQLFNYIFIAYTVFAVLTYAFIYSFSGLIIPLAFGQGYPGAIVCMQQMFLTFLLLPTVLLQANLLVAIGAEKLDMWFNVASLVINVAACFIGLYYYKNLAVINYSVLVSFLIFHLLQDVSLIKRKLMTVSHSIVFYVALIFTVLACRLLIQNLNSYLAFAVFFLFTVMCVALLLFGYKKSGLLNNLNSAKA, encoded by the coding sequence ATGATGTTGAGGTTGCTGCAGAATAAGAGGTTTGGGTATTTGCAATCGGCATTGGTAAAAAACAGTGCCTGGGGTATTATTGCCAATATACTGCAGATCTTATTTGTCTTTTTGTTTTTTGCAATAGTAGCCCGTTTGTACGCTGCCGACGAATTTGCCCGGTTCCTCATATCAACTACCGTATACCAATTGGTAGCCGCTTTTTCGTCAATGGGGTTAGGGCAGTGGTTTATAAGGCAATATGTTGTTGAGACCGATCAAACTGGCTTTACCGCTAAGTTTTTTAAAACGCAGTTAGGGTTTGGTGTGCTATTCTATCTGCTAAATATTATACTGGCCTACACGCTGTATAATAATTACCAGTTACGGATGCTTTGCCTTATTATGGGCACCAACATTATTTTCGATAATTTTATAAACGCTATTAAAACGCTCAACGTTGTACAAAACGAACAGCGTAAAACAGCCGGTATACTGGTTATCGACGGCTTTTTAAAGCTGTTGATTGCTTGTGCACTTTTTATATCGCCTTTTTCGATTATACTGCTGGCCGGTTTAATGATCGTAGCACGCCTGCTCACCTTGAGCCTGTTTATTAAAATGGGTTCATCAAACAGCATTAGTTTAGCAACTATTTGGAGCGCAGCGGTTTCATATCATGATGTTAAACAACTTATTGTCAAAAACTGGCAGTTTATTGTTATTGGCAGTATTTCCATCATCTATTGGAAGATAGGAAACCTCATCATATCAAAAATGCTCACGCTTGCCCACGTGGCCGATTATGAGGTAGCATTCCGTATATTTTCGGTATTGCAAATTATACCTGTTATTGCATCCACTACTATTTACCCGCAGTTTATTAAACACTATAATGAGGGTAATATCCATAAGTTAAAACAACTATTTAATTACATATTTATAGCCTATACGGTATTTGCGGTTTTAACCTATGCATTTATATATTCGTTTTCGGGGTTAATTATACCCTTGGCATTTGGGCAAGGTTATCCGGGAGCAATAGTGTGTATGCAGCAAATGTTCCTTACGTTTTTATTGTTACCCACTGTGCTTCTGCAAGCTAACTTACTGGTAGCAATTGGAGCCGAAAAACTGGATATGTGGTTTAATGTAGCCAGCTTGGTTATAAATGTTGCTGCGTGTTTTATTGGCCTTTACTATTATAAAAATTTGGCAGTCATCAACTATTCGGTCTTGGTTTCTTTTCTGATTTTCCACCTGTTACAGGATGTTTCTTTGATAAAAAGAAAGTTAATGACGGTAAGTCATAGCATCGTTTTTTACGTAGCTTTAATATTCACGGTGCTTGCCTGCCGACTATTGATTCAGAATTTAAATAGTTATTTAGCTTTTGCCGTGTTCTTTTTGTTTACGGTAATGTGCGTTGCCTTGCTACTGTTCGGCTATAAAAAAAGTGGATTGTTGAATAACTTAAACAGCGCAAAGGCATGA